Proteins from one Clostridium cellulovorans 743B genomic window:
- the purE gene encoding 5-(carboxyamino)imidazole ribonucleotide mutase has product MKVAIIFGSKSDTDKMRGAANALKEFGIEYKAYVLSAHRVPEKLREVLKELEADGFECIIAGAGLAAHLPGVIASETVLPVIGVPINGALDGADALYSIVQMPKSIPVATVGIDNSYNAGMLAVEILGVKYPEIREKLLAFRKTMKENFIKENGEGVEL; this is encoded by the coding sequence ATGAAGGTAGCAATTATTTTTGGAAGTAAATCAGATACAGATAAAATGAGAGGTGCAGCTAATGCATTAAAGGAATTCGGAATAGAGTATAAGGCTTATGTATTATCAGCACATAGAGTTCCAGAAAAACTAAGAGAAGTTTTAAAAGAATTAGAAGCTGATGGCTTCGAATGCATTATTGCAGGTGCTGGTCTTGCAGCTCATCTGCCAGGAGTTATTGCATCAGAAACAGTGTTGCCAGTAATTGGTGTACCAATAAATGGTGCTCTAGATGGAGCAGACGCTCTATATTCAATAGTTCAAATGCCAAAATCAATCCCAGTTGCAACAGTTGGAATTGATAACAGTTATAACGCTGGTATGTTAGCAGTAGAAATACTAGGCGTTAAATATCCGGAGATAAGAGAAAAACTTTTAGCTTTCAGAAAAACTATGAAAGAAAACTTTATAAAAGAAAATGGAGAAGGAGTGGAACTATAA
- a CDS encoding PadR family transcriptional regulator encodes MSITSDIIRGHTETIILSHLTEKDSYGYEINKSIQEKTNNKYELKEATLYSAFRRLEQSSLIISYWGDETTGARRRYYSITPLGREALKQNISDWKEAKELIDSLISGGNEYVSQAE; translated from the coding sequence ATGTCTATAACATCTGATATAATAAGAGGACATACTGAAACAATAATATTGTCTCACTTGACTGAGAAAGATAGTTATGGTTATGAGATAAACAAATCAATTCAAGAAAAAACAAACAATAAATACGAATTAAAAGAGGCAACCTTATACTCAGCATTTAGAAGACTTGAACAGTCTTCGCTTATAATATCTTATTGGGGGGATGAAACCACTGGTGCTAGAAGACGTTATTATTCCATTACCCCACTAGGTAGAGAAGCACTAAAACAGAATATAAGTGATTGGAAAGAAGCAAAAGAATTAATTGATAGTTTAATAAGTGGAGGTAATGAATATGTATCACAAGCTGAATAA
- the dapF gene encoding diaminopimelate epimerase, which translates to MFIEMIKCHGTGNDFILIDEISYDYNFTEEDRKNLAIKLCDRKKAIGGDGILFVQKSEKCVGKMQIINSDGSEAEMCGNGLRCVGKFLLETTGENKILVETMKAVYLVEKVQDIYKGVFTDEITIDSIDFNVDSLPLVYEKENLFFEKLTALSDIREFTAISITNPHLVSFVEEIEKEELKAVGIKANDTKELLPKGVNVNYVKEIDEDSIYVKTYERGVGLTKSCGTGMVSSSIATLLKHGINEKTYNVYNDGGMIQCKVTKNEDGIFRVMMRGNATFIYKSTISIERNFNYSEGEREYFTKENQCYEEFLAYTKNIINK; encoded by the coding sequence ATGTTTATAGAAATGATAAAATGCCATGGAACAGGCAATGATTTTATTTTGATTGATGAGATTTCTTATGATTATAATTTTACTGAGGAAGATAGAAAGAATTTAGCTATTAAGCTTTGTGATAGAAAAAAAGCAATCGGCGGAGATGGGATACTTTTTGTACAAAAAAGTGAGAAATGCGTTGGAAAGATGCAAATAATAAACTCTGATGGATCTGAAGCAGAAATGTGTGGTAATGGTCTTAGATGCGTTGGAAAGTTTCTTCTAGAAACAACAGGAGAAAATAAAATCCTTGTTGAAACTATGAAGGCAGTGTATTTAGTAGAAAAGGTCCAAGATATATATAAGGGAGTTTTTACTGATGAAATTACTATAGATTCAATAGATTTTAATGTTGATTCTCTTCCACTTGTTTATGAAAAAGAAAATCTTTTCTTTGAAAAACTTACTGCTCTTAGTGATATAAGGGAATTTACTGCAATAAGTATAACAAATCCACATCTAGTTTCTTTTGTTGAAGAAATAGAGAAAGAGGAGCTTAAGGCTGTAGGAATAAAGGCAAATGATACAAAAGAACTGCTTCCTAAAGGTGTAAATGTAAATTATGTTAAAGAGATAGATGAAGATAGTATATATGTTAAGACTTATGAAAGAGGAGTTGGTCTTACTAAATCTTGTGGAACAGGAATGGTATCTTCAAGTATAGCGACGCTTTTAAAACATGGAATTAACGAAAAAACATATAATGTATACAATGACGGCGGAATGATACAATGTAAGGTTACTAAAAATGAGGATGGTATTTTCAGAGTTATGATGAGAGGTAACGCTACTTTTATCTATAAGAGTACTATTTCTATTGAAAGAAACTTTAATTATAGTGAAGGTGAAAGGGAATACTTCACAAAGGAAAATCAATGTTACGAAGAGTTTTTAGCTTATACAAAAAATATTATAAATAAATAA
- a CDS encoding M3 family oligoendopeptidase, producing MTLDWSLEELYSSFKCEDFSKDMEKVDGFILKLNHLTENLHVSETKENIENYIKLNSEMTKIVTRLYDYCSLVFSVDTKNTLAAKYMDVLEKKLSDTTKAKTIFIDYIGNIDDLDSLIKDSEYLKEFEFYLKELKEKNKYLLSKEEEVIIAKMKNTGSSTWEKLHSTLTSSLMVEINQGDEKKVVPLSVARDLAYDKDSSVRKAAYEGELKAYEKIEDTVAMAINAIKGEVLTVGKLRGHKSPLEETLIESRMEKETLDAMLAAINSSKKMFEKYFKRKAEILEHKNGLPFYDLFSPIGESNLKFSYEDAKKFIIENFNTFSDRLGNYARKAFEKNWIDVLPKEGKVGGAFCANLHCIGESRILTNFGENFSGVITLAHELGHGYHGECLKDEEILNSEYPMPIAETASTFCETIVKKAAIKQAVKKDALFILEQEISDSAQIIIDILSRYIFESKVFEVRETSSLSVEQLKETMIEAQKEAYGEGLDSEYLHSYMWVCKPHYYSGELSFYNFPYAFGLLFSKGLYAEYQKRGTEFVLDYDVLLKNTGKMKIEDITKKINIEITNKEFWTNSLKIIEEDIEKFIELSEEYI from the coding sequence ATGACGTTAGATTGGAGTTTGGAAGAATTATATTCTTCTTTTAAATGTGAAGATTTTAGTAAGGATATGGAAAAAGTAGATGGTTTTATATTAAAATTAAACCATTTAACAGAAAATCTTCATGTCAGTGAAACAAAAGAGAATATTGAAAACTATATTAAATTAAATTCAGAGATGACAAAGATAGTAACAAGGCTTTATGATTACTGCAGTTTGGTATTTAGCGTTGACACGAAAAATACACTTGCAGCAAAGTATATGGATGTTTTAGAGAAAAAGCTTTCCGATACTACTAAAGCTAAAACGATTTTTATTGATTACATAGGGAATATCGATGATTTAGATTCATTGATAAAAGACTCTGAGTATTTAAAAGAATTTGAGTTTTATTTAAAAGAACTTAAGGAAAAGAATAAATATCTCCTTTCAAAGGAAGAAGAAGTTATTATTGCTAAGATGAAAAATACTGGGTCTAGCACTTGGGAAAAGCTACATTCAACACTGACATCTTCTCTCATGGTAGAAATTAATCAAGGAGATGAAAAGAAGGTTGTACCTTTAAGCGTTGCTAGAGATTTGGCTTACGATAAGGATTCAAGTGTAAGGAAAGCTGCATACGAAGGAGAACTTAAGGCTTACGAGAAAATCGAAGACACTGTTGCTATGGCTATTAATGCTATAAAGGGTGAGGTTTTAACTGTTGGAAAACTTAGAGGTCATAAGTCCCCACTGGAAGAAACATTAATTGAATCAAGAATGGAAAAAGAAACCTTAGATGCAATGTTAGCAGCTATCAATAGCAGTAAGAAAATGTTTGAGAAATATTTCAAGAGAAAAGCTGAAATTTTAGAACATAAAAATGGCTTACCTTTTTATGATCTTTTTTCTCCGATAGGGGAAAGTAACTTAAAATTCTCTTATGAAGATGCAAAAAAGTTTATCATAGAGAACTTTAATACTTTTAGTGATAGACTAGGAAATTATGCAAGAAAAGCTTTTGAGAAAAATTGGATTGATGTTCTTCCAAAGGAAGGAAAGGTTGGAGGAGCATTTTGTGCAAATCTTCATTGTATTGGTGAAAGCCGTATTTTAACAAACTTTGGGGAGAATTTTTCTGGAGTTATAACCTTAGCACATGAGTTAGGGCATGGTTATCATGGTGAATGTTTAAAAGATGAAGAAATTTTAAACAGTGAATACCCTATGCCTATAGCTGAAACTGCTTCGACTTTTTGTGAAACTATCGTTAAAAAAGCTGCTATTAAACAAGCGGTAAAGAAGGATGCTCTGTTTATCTTGGAACAAGAAATAAGTGATTCAGCACAAATTATAATAGATATTTTAAGTAGATATATTTTTGAAAGTAAAGTTTTTGAGGTAAGAGAAACAAGTTCATTAAGTGTAGAGCAACTGAAAGAAACAATGATAGAAGCTCAAAAGGAAGCTTATGGAGAGGGACTTGATTCTGAATATCTTCATAGTTATATGTGGGTGTGTAAGCCACATTATTATTCTGGTGAATTGAGTTTTTATAATTTTCCTTATGCATTTGGACTATTGTTTTCTAAGGGATTATATGCAGAGTATCAAAAAAGAGGTACAGAATTTGTATTAGATTATGATGTTTTGCTCAAGAATACTGGAAAAATGAAAATAGAAGATATAACAAAGAAAATTAATATAGAGATAACAAATAAAGAATTTTGGACTAATTCTCTCAAAATCATCGAAGAAGATATTGAGAAATTTATAGAATTAAGTGAAGAGTATATTTAA
- a CDS encoding DUF4097 family beta strand repeat-containing protein, producing the protein MNRTLKKILLVIWLSIAIVLTGFLIYAIKNDKGIGDMFIFNRLSLSGAKVQKEEKVPLDKYENIRVNFSSGNVIINATDDEELKVIQKSNKQLDEEQKFTISKSGNTIEINKGQKSIGIHFGTINERIEVYIPKKYEKNLKINCSSGDIEVETELKVQSLDVEQSSGDFISSNSILVDKISMETHSGDIEINDLVTGSYEFSSTSGDINIKSLAGTGNIEASSGDIHVIYNQIDEYADIKATSGDINIRVPKDLSFQFEGKCNSGDISSNLALDYKGKNENEATAKIGQEPYKKIIAKTSSGDINISQD; encoded by the coding sequence ATGAACAGAACATTAAAAAAAATTCTACTAGTAATATGGTTATCTATTGCAATTGTCTTAACTGGATTTTTAATTTATGCAATAAAAAATGATAAAGGAATTGGTGATATGTTTATTTTTAATAGATTAAGCTTAAGTGGAGCTAAAGTTCAAAAAGAAGAAAAAGTTCCCCTAGATAAATATGAAAACATTAGAGTAAATTTTTCATCTGGAAATGTAATAATAAACGCTACAGATGATGAAGAATTAAAAGTAATACAAAAATCTAACAAGCAATTAGATGAAGAACAAAAGTTTACTATTTCTAAAAGTGGTAATACTATTGAAATAAATAAAGGACAAAAAAGTATTGGCATTCATTTTGGAACTATCAACGAGAGGATAGAAGTATATATTCCTAAAAAATATGAGAAAAATTTAAAAATAAACTGTTCCTCAGGTGATATTGAGGTAGAAACGGAATTAAAAGTACAAAGTTTAGACGTAGAACAAAGTTCAGGAGACTTTATCAGTTCTAATAGCATACTTGTAGATAAAATTTCTATGGAAACTCATTCTGGTGATATTGAGATAAATGATTTAGTTACAGGTTCTTATGAATTTTCTAGTACATCTGGAGATATTAATATTAAGTCTCTTGCAGGAACAGGGAATATAGAAGCTTCTTCTGGAGACATACATGTAATTTATAACCAGATTGATGAGTATGCAGATATAAAAGCGACCTCTGGTGATATAAATATAAGAGTTCCAAAAGACTTAAGTTTTCAATTCGAAGGAAAATGTAATTCAGGGGATATAAGTTCAAATCTAGCACTAGATTATAAAGGAAAAAATGAAAATGAAGCGACTGCTAAAATTGGACAGGAACCGTATAAAAAAATTATTGCGAAAACTTCCTCTGGAGATATCAATATTTCACAAGACTAA
- the purC gene encoding phosphoribosylaminoimidazolesuccinocarboxamide synthase: MEKLEMMYEGKAKQIYRCADEDKVIVHYKDSATAFNGEKKGEIEDKGVLNNAITSAIFKLLEENGVKTHFIKKLNDRDQLCKKVEIIPLEVIVRNVAAGSMAKRLGLEEGYKLKTTVFELSYKDDSLGDPLINDHHAVGIGATTFEELDEIYKMTAKVNEVLKDFFAKQNISLIDFKIEFGKTADGEVLLADEISPDTCRFWDSITGEKLDKDRFRRDLGDVKAAYVEILNRISEEK; encoded by the coding sequence ATGGAAAAATTAGAAATGATGTATGAAGGAAAAGCAAAACAAATATATAGATGTGCAGACGAGGATAAGGTAATAGTTCACTATAAAGATAGTGCAACTGCTTTTAATGGAGAAAAGAAGGGTGAAATCGAGGATAAGGGAGTATTAAACAACGCAATTACTTCTGCTATATTCAAATTATTAGAAGAGAACGGTGTAAAAACTCATTTCATCAAAAAATTAAATGATAGAGATCAATTATGTAAAAAAGTTGAGATCATTCCACTTGAAGTTATAGTAAGAAATGTAGCTGCTGGTAGCATGGCTAAAAGACTTGGTCTTGAAGAAGGCTACAAGCTTAAAACAACAGTTTTCGAATTATCATATAAAGATGATTCACTAGGTGATCCACTTATAAACGATCATCATGCTGTAGGTATCGGAGCTACTACTTTTGAAGAATTAGATGAAATTTATAAAATGACAGCAAAAGTAAACGAAGTTTTAAAAGATTTCTTTGCAAAACAAAACATTTCATTAATCGACTTTAAAATAGAGTTTGGTAAAACTGCTGACGGAGAAGTTTTACTAGCTGATGAAATTTCACCAGACACTTGTAGATTCTGGGATTCAATTACTGGAGAAAAGTTAGATAAGGATAGATTTAGAAGAGATCTTGGAGATGTAAAAGCTGCTTACGTTGAAATCTTAAATAGAATTAGTGAGGAAAAATAA
- a CDS encoding phosphoribosylformylglycinamidine synthase has product MNSIRSIFVEKKKQFQGESKELLKDLRENLHLTSLEAVRIINRYDIEGLNDETYQKAKNLILSEVNVDDIYEENIILNEGEVAFAVQYLPGQYDQRADSAIQCIQIIAGYSSFNLTSSKIIILKGNLEKENIEKVKNYYINNVDSREINIEKPKTLELKVEEPEAVEVLEGFNDYSEEALKAFLEERGLAMTIEDLKFCRDYFKNTEKRNPTITEIKVIDTYWSDHCRHTTFSTVIDEVEFEDGPYNEEIKRIYESYKASRDFVYGDKPKAQTLMDLATIGMKELKRTGYLDDLDESEEINACSINITVEIDGKEEPWLLMFKNETHNHPTEIEPFGGAATCIGGAIRDPLSGRSYVYQAMRVSGSGDPRTPIEETIKGKLPQRKITIGAAHGYSSYGNQIGLATGQVTEIYHPGYVAKRMELGAVIAAAPKENVIRETPVSGNKVVLVGGRTGRDGCGGATGSSKEHTEKSIDTCSSEVQKGNALTERKIQRLFRNPEVAKMILRCNDFGAGGVSVAIGEVSEGIKINLDLVPKKYMGLDGTEIAISESQERMAVVIEEKDVPRFLEHCDEENLEATVVAEVTGNRRVEMLYKGDNIVSISRDFLDTNGVTAHIKAKVSKISEEGNFFVTSEAVSESATLEELLVNRVSELNVASQKGLSERFDSTIGAGTVLMPFGGKKQATPTDAMVAKIPVLKGETNTCSIMSFGYNPYLTSWNPFLGGIYSVIEALSKVVVVGGDYRKARLSLQEFFERLGKDEEKWGKPFSALLGAYYAQKSFGTAAIGGKDSMSGTFKDLTVPPTIVTFAVATEKSENIISQEFKSANSKVILLSHSMLENNMPDIDGLKRIWKKVYSLACEGKILSSMAIKFGGVIEAIAKMSFGNAIGIKINENVSLKELAASNYGSIVLELKEEDVKLLEGFDFLELGTTTEEYKITYKCEEISLSNIENKWETVLEGIFPSTKKAEGPVIDKLSAVEKKASPVIKLAKPKVLIPVFPGSNCEYDTSRIFERAGAEAEILVFRNRNNEDINASIDAMVEQIKASQIIMFPGGFSAGDEPDGSGKFITAVLRNPKIKDAIMNHLNNKDGLILGICNGFQALIKVGLVPYGEIRDLDEKDPTLTYNTIGRHISTMVNTKVVSKLSPWLNSVELGDIHSIAVSHGEGRFVGDEALIRKLFENGQIATQYVDMSGNATMESPFNPNGSMFAVEGITSPDGRVFGKMGHSERIGSNIAKNISGNKDQKIFLSGVNYFK; this is encoded by the coding sequence ATGAACTCAATTAGAAGTATATTTGTAGAGAAAAAGAAGCAATTCCAAGGCGAAAGCAAGGAACTATTGAAGGACTTAAGAGAAAATCTTCATCTTACCTCCTTAGAAGCCGTTAGAATCATCAATAGATACGATATTGAAGGATTAAATGACGAAACTTATCAAAAGGCTAAAAACCTTATACTTTCAGAAGTGAACGTAGATGATATATACGAAGAAAACATAATCCTTAATGAAGGAGAAGTGGCCTTCGCAGTTCAATACTTGCCAGGTCAATATGACCAAAGAGCAGATTCTGCAATTCAGTGTATTCAGATTATTGCTGGATACAGTTCTTTCAATCTTACAAGTTCGAAAATTATAATTCTAAAGGGAAACCTTGAAAAGGAAAACATTGAAAAAGTTAAAAATTACTATATAAATAATGTTGATTCAAGAGAAATTAATATAGAGAAACCAAAAACTCTAGAGTTAAAGGTAGAAGAGCCAGAAGCTGTAGAAGTTTTAGAAGGTTTCAATGATTATTCTGAAGAGGCTTTAAAAGCATTTTTAGAAGAACGTGGTTTAGCTATGACTATCGAGGATTTAAAATTCTGTAGAGATTATTTCAAAAATACAGAAAAAAGAAATCCAACAATAACTGAAATAAAGGTTATAGATACATATTGGTCAGATCATTGTAGACACACAACCTTTAGCACAGTAATTGATGAGGTAGAATTCGAAGATGGACCATATAACGAAGAAATAAAGAGAATATATGAATCTTACAAAGCATCAAGAGATTTTGTCTATGGAGATAAACCTAAAGCTCAAACTTTAATGGATCTAGCAACTATCGGAATGAAGGAATTAAAGAGAACAGGTTATCTTGATGATTTAGACGAATCAGAAGAAATAAATGCTTGTAGCATTAATATAACTGTTGAAATAGATGGTAAAGAAGAACCATGGTTATTAATGTTTAAAAATGAAACTCACAATCATCCAACTGAAATTGAACCTTTTGGTGGAGCAGCAACCTGTATTGGAGGAGCTATAAGAGATCCACTAAGCGGAAGAAGTTATGTATATCAAGCTATGAGAGTTAGTGGAAGCGGAGATCCTAGAACTCCAATTGAAGAAACTATCAAAGGTAAGCTTCCACAAAGAAAGATAACTATAGGAGCAGCTCATGGGTACTCTTCTTATGGTAACCAAATTGGTTTAGCAACAGGTCAAGTAACAGAAATCTACCATCCAGGTTATGTGGCTAAGAGAATGGAACTTGGAGCTGTGATAGCAGCTGCGCCTAAAGAAAATGTAATAAGAGAAACACCAGTTAGTGGCAACAAAGTTGTTCTAGTAGGTGGAAGAACTGGTAGAGATGGTTGTGGCGGTGCTACTGGATCATCTAAAGAACATACTGAAAAATCTATTGATACTTGCTCTTCAGAAGTACAAAAGGGTAATGCTTTAACAGAAAGAAAGATTCAAAGATTATTCAGAAATCCAGAAGTGGCAAAAATGATATTAAGATGTAATGATTTTGGTGCTGGTGGTGTATCAGTAGCAATCGGTGAAGTTTCAGAAGGAATTAAGATAAACTTAGATTTAGTTCCAAAGAAATACATGGGCTTAGACGGAACTGAAATTGCAATATCAGAATCTCAAGAAAGAATGGCTGTTGTAATCGAAGAAAAAGATGTTCCTAGATTCTTAGAACATTGTGATGAAGAAAACCTAGAAGCAACAGTTGTAGCAGAAGTTACTGGAAATAGAAGAGTTGAGATGCTTTATAAAGGTGACAACATTGTTTCTATAAGCAGAGATTTCTTAGATACAAATGGTGTTACAGCACATATAAAAGCTAAGGTTTCTAAAATCAGTGAAGAAGGCAACTTCTTTGTAACAAGTGAAGCAGTAAGTGAATCTGCAACTTTAGAGGAGCTTTTAGTTAATAGAGTATCAGAACTAAATGTTGCTTCTCAAAAGGGATTAAGTGAAAGATTTGATAGCACAATTGGTGCAGGAACAGTATTAATGCCTTTTGGTGGTAAGAAACAAGCAACTCCTACTGATGCGATGGTTGCAAAAATACCAGTGTTAAAGGGTGAAACAAATACTTGCTCTATAATGAGCTTTGGTTATAACCCATACTTGACTTCATGGAATCCATTCTTAGGTGGAATATATTCTGTTATCGAAGCATTATCTAAAGTAGTTGTAGTGGGCGGAGATTACAGAAAAGCAAGATTATCACTTCAAGAATTCTTTGAAAGATTAGGTAAGGACGAAGAAAAATGGGGAAAACCATTTAGTGCTTTACTTGGTGCTTATTATGCTCAAAAATCTTTTGGAACTGCTGCAATTGGTGGAAAAGATAGTATGTCAGGAACCTTTAAGGATTTAACTGTTCCTCCAACAATAGTTACCTTTGCAGTTGCTACTGAAAAGTCTGAAAACATAATATCACAAGAATTTAAATCAGCTAATAGCAAGGTTATATTACTTTCACACAGCATGCTTGAAAATAACATGCCAGATATCGATGGATTAAAGAGAATTTGGAAAAAGGTTTATAGCTTAGCTTGTGAAGGAAAGATTTTATCATCAATGGCAATTAAGTTTGGTGGTGTAATTGAAGCAATTGCAAAAATGAGTTTTGGTAATGCTATTGGAATAAAGATAAATGAAAATGTATCTTTAAAAGAGTTAGCAGCTTCAAACTATGGTTCAATAGTTCTAGAGTTAAAGGAAGAAGATGTTAAGTTACTAGAAGGCTTTGATTTCCTTGAACTAGGAACTACTACTGAAGAATATAAAATAACTTATAAATGTGAAGAAATTTCACTTTCAAATATAGAAAACAAATGGGAAACTGTCCTTGAAGGAATATTCCCTTCAACTAAAAAAGCAGAAGGTCCAGTAATCGACAAGTTAAGTGCAGTGGAAAAGAAAGCATCTCCAGTTATTAAGCTTGCTAAACCTAAGGTTTTAATACCAGTATTCCCAGGAAGCAACTGTGAGTATGATACTTCAAGAATTTTTGAAAGAGCTGGTGCAGAAGCTGAGATTCTAGTATTCAGAAATAGAAATAATGAAGATATAAATGCTTCAATTGATGCTATGGTTGAGCAAATAAAGGCTTCTCAGATAATAATGTTCCCAGGTGGCTTTAGTGCAGGAGATGAACCAGATGGCTCAGGAAAGTTCATCACAGCAGTACTTAGAAATCCTAAGATTAAGGATGCTATAATGAATCATTTGAATAATAAAGATGGATTAATTCTTGGTATTTGTAATGGATTCCAAGCACTTATAAAGGTTGGACTTGTACCATATGGAGAAATAAGAGATTTAGATGAGAAAGATCCAACATTAACATATAACACTATTGGTAGACACATTTCTACTATGGTTAATACAAAGGTTGTATCAAAGCTTTCACCTTGGCTTAATAGCGTAGAACTTGGAGATATCCATAGCATAGCAGTCTCACATGGTGAAGGTAGATTTGTTGGCGACGAAGCATTAATCCGTAAGCTTTTTGAAAATGGCCAAATCGCTACTCAATATGTTGATATGTCAGGTAATGCAACAATGGAAAGTCCATTTAATCCAAACGGCTCAATGTTCGCTGTAGAAGGTATAACAAGCCCAGATGGAAGAGTTTTCGGAAAGATGGGCCATAGCGAAAGAATAGGTTCTAATATAGCTAAAAATATTTCAGGAAATAAAGACCAAAAGATATTCTTATCAGGTGTTAACTATTTTAAATAA
- a CDS encoding permease prefix domain 1-containing protein, whose protein sequence is MYHKLNKRLDELFENAPNTRRTKELREEVLANIIDKYNDLINCGKSEDEAINIVIAGIGDIDELINGIKDGYDDNYDEVQRDRKKYALTLAISVGLYIFGVVILLLCVEVFRIDEVVSISLMLTIDAIATGLIIYSSVSRPKYVKENDTMVEEFKEWKSANKNKNQIISSIKSILWISIVATYLLISFAFDIWNLSWIIFIIGAAIEKAITLAFQLKE, encoded by the coding sequence ATGTATCACAAGCTGAATAAGAGATTAGATGAGCTTTTTGAAAATGCGCCTAATACTCGTAGAACTAAAGAACTTAGAGAAGAAGTTTTAGCTAATATCATTGATAAATATAATGATCTGATTAACTGTGGAAAAAGTGAAGATGAAGCCATAAACATTGTTATCGCTGGTATCGGCGACATCGATGAATTGATAAATGGAATTAAAGATGGATATGATGATAATTACGACGAAGTACAAAGAGATAGAAAAAAGTATGCATTAACTTTAGCGATCTCAGTAGGATTGTATATTTTTGGAGTAGTGATTTTATTGCTATGTGTAGAAGTGTTTAGAATAGATGAGGTTGTTTCTATATCACTTATGCTTACTATTGATGCAATAGCTACTGGTCTTATTATATATAGCTCTGTATCAAGACCAAAGTATGTTAAAGAAAATGATACAATGGTAGAAGAATTTAAGGAGTGGAAGTCTGCAAATAAAAACAAAAACCAGATAATCAGTTCAATTAAATCTATACTTTGGATTTCTATAGTAGCAACGTATTTACTAATAAGCTTCGCTTTTGATATTTGGAATCTCTCTTGGATTATTTTTATTATTGGTGCTGCAATAGAGAAAGCTATAACATTAGCCTTTCAGTTAAAGGAGTAA